The Vicia villosa cultivar HV-30 ecotype Madison, WI linkage group LG1, Vvil1.0, whole genome shotgun sequence genome includes a region encoding these proteins:
- the LOC131644689 gene encoding tyrosine-protein phosphatase RLPH2-like has protein sequence MSEPPQSRTICLIGDIHGHITKLQNLWSNLENTIDPLHFKTATIIFLGDYCDRGPQTRQVIDYLISLPSRYPSQKHVFLAGNHDFAFTAFLRLLPPPLDGSEFSEGWKEFEDNEEREGWFNGDGYEKMHLQGRRWSGTIKTQFDTSKGIKYHGSIYDAAPTFHSYGVPHGSADLVKAVPDEHKKFLADLVWVHEEDEVFMNTDDGVKCCKLIAVHAGLEKGVDVKEQLKYLKARDTGIPKVQPLSGRKNVWDIPEELSASSTIIVSGHHGKLHIEGLRLIIDEGGGLHDKPVAAVVLPFMKIIRDTDVLTK, from the exons atgtcAGAACCCCCGCAATCGAGAACCATATGCCTCATCGGCGATATCCACGGCCACATAACCAAACTCCAAAACCTCTGGTCCAATCTGGAAAACACAATCGACCCATTACACTTCAAAACCGCCACAATCATCTTCTTAGGCGATTACTGCGACAGAGGCCCTCAAACTCGCCAAGTAATCGACTATCTCATCTCCTTGCCATCCCGTTACCCTAGTCAAAAACACGTGTTCCTCGCCGGGAACCATGATTTCGCCTTCACCGCTTTCCTCCGCCTCCTCCCGCCCCCGCTTGACGGGTCTGAGTTTTCTGAAGGGTGGAAGGAGTTTGAGGATAATGAAGAGAGAGAAGGATGGTTTAATGGAGATGGGTATGAGAAGATGCATTTGCAAGGTAGAAGGTGGAGTGGGACTATAAAAACTCAATTTGATACTTCTAAGGGTATTAAATATCATGGTTCTATTTATGATGCTGCACCCACTTTTCACTCTTATGGTGTTCCTCACGGTTCAGCAG ATTTGGTTAAGGCAGTTCCTGATGAGCATAAGAAATTTCTTGCGGATTTAGTTTGGGTCCATGAAGAG GATGAAGTTTTTATGAACACTGATGATGGAGTTAAGTGCTGCAAGTTGATTGCTGTTCATGCTGGTTTGGAGAAAGGGGTAGATGTGAAAGAGCAGTTGAAATATTTGAAAGCTCGAGATACTGGAATACCTAAGGTGCAGCCTCTAAGTGGTAGAAAGAATGTATGGGATATTCCTGAG GAACTAAGTGCAAGTTCAACCATCATTGTTAGTGGTCACCATGGAAAACTCCATATTGAAGGCTTAAGGTTGATAATTGATGAAGGTGGTGGACTCCACGATAAACCAGTAGCTGCAGTTGTTCTTCCTTTCATGAAGATTATTCGTGATACTGATGTATTGACAAAGTAG
- the LOC131644688 gene encoding serine/threonine-protein kinase KIPK2-like — MGSFSGTCEIVEAREELNTVKDSGIYQSSSGYSKAEKNQKLPALKMGYKYNLDDDINKLFESITLKSSSRDLSYLPDGTSPRMKSALKKPMIVGIPRSPRVGTSEPVTLKQALRDLCISKASEMAATKRLSKSGASPRISEVGKIQTLYNSVVADDARRSGPSNVDSKRSSNEISLVLEESKSLALNKESRSHRTSESTSLSQNAHSSKIAVATTQNGNGASLMQSDLECSSSKVEDSLQSSEPSQIENQTSASSISCCNTNGSKVELREKDSSPKKLGNKASKNVRKGMLQTASSSSSSVNGSRVCKLSRSPRTVKLAIKNKDSGKKKLKQGSDSALSAPPCNETNNKPVPASTTPLVCERCWCEIENTNIENSKGIVTSGSLSPADGINLKSVLYGPASTGCNSSREVAKVKKNGRLKEQLEFSQSSKSSQGDYSSSTSTSDESNISGSSCGNRPHMSKDFRWQAIRDAQVQHRVLGLRHFNLLKKLGCGDIGTVYLSELIGQNCLFAIKVMDNEFLARRKKMPRAQTEREILRMLDHPFLPTLYAQFTSENLSCLVMEYCPGGDLHVLRQKQLGRCFSEPAARFYVAEVLLALEYLHMLGVVYRDLKPENILVREDGHIMLTDFDLSLRCDVSPTLLKSSSDKDPAKVSGPYAKSSCIEPFCIEPSCQVSCFSPRFLPPAAKARKLKADLAAHIKSLPQLVAEPTDARSNSFVGTHEYLAPEIIKGEGHGAAVDWWTFGVFLYELLYGRTPFKGSNNEETLANVVLQNLRFPDTPFVSFQARDLIKGLLVKEPENRLGTEKGAAEIKQHPFFEGLNWALIRCAIPPELPDLCEFELGVSDMMAESQSKGGKYLECATTGEQVEFELF, encoded by the exons ATGGGTTCGTTTTCGGGGACTTGCGAAATTGTTGAAGCGAGGGAAGAGCTGAATACAGTGAAAGATTCAGGGATATATCAGTCAAGTTCTGGATATAGTAAGGCTGAGAAAAATCAGAAGCTTCCTGCACTGAAAATGGGATACAAGTATAATCTAGATGATGATATTAACAAGCTGTTTGAATCAATTACTCTCAAATCATCGTCAAGAGATTTGAGCTATCTACCAGATGGAACAAGTCCTAGGATGAAAAGTGCGTTAAAAAAGCCCATGATTGTGGGTATACCTCGATCTCCACGAGTTGGGACTTCTGAGCCGGTGACTTTGAAGCAGGCTTTGAGAGACCTATGTATATCTAAGGCATCGGAAATGGCTGCTACTAAAAGGTTATCAAAGTCAGGAGCTTCTCCGAGAATATCGGAGGTCGGGAAGATACAGACATTGTACAATTCGGTCGTTGCTGATGATGCTAGGAGATCCGGGCCTTCTAATGTTGACAGTAAACGGAGTTCAAATGAAATATCTCTGGTGCTAGAAGAAAGCAAGTCACTTGCCTTGAATAAAGAATCTCGGTCTCATCGAACTTCCGAAAGCACATCGTTGAGCCAAAATGCTCATTCTTCCAAAATTGCAGTTGCAACTACACAAAATGGTAATGGGGCTTCATTGATGCAAAGTGATTTGGAATGTTCATCAAGTAAAGTTGAGGATTCACTCCAATCATCAGAACCTTCTCAAATTGAAAATCAAACATCTGCTTCTTCTATATCTTGTTGCAACACCAATGGAAGTAAAGTAGAGTTGCGTGAAAAAGATTCCTCCCCTAAGAAATTGGGAAATAAAGCATCTAAGAATGTGCGGAAAGGTATGTTACAAACTGCATCTTCCTCGTCTTCTTCAGTAAATGGAAGTAGAGTTTGTAAACTTTCGCGTAGCCCCCGAACAGTGAAATTGGCCATAAAAAACAAGGATTCGggtaaaaagaaactaaaacagGGTTCTGATTCTGCTTTATCTGCTCCTCCATGCAATGAAACAAATAATAAGCCAGTTCCTGCGAGTACAACTCCGCTTGTTTGCGAAAGATGTTGGTGTGAAATAGAAAATACAAATATAGAAAACAGCAAAGGTATTGTAACATCGGGATCTCTCAGCCCTGCAGATGGAATAAACTTGAAGAGTGTGCTTTATGGACCAGCTTCAACTGGTTGTAATAGCAGCAGAGAAGTTGCAAAAGTGAAAAAGAATGGAAGATTGAAAGAGCAGCTTGAATTTTCTCAGAGTTCAAAGAGCAGCCAAGGTGACTACAGTAGTAGTACAAGTACCAGCGACGAGAGTAATATTAGTGGTTCTAGTTGTGGCAATAGACCTCACATGTCGAAGGATTTTAGGTGGCAGGCCATACGGGATGCTCAAGTTCAGCACAGAGTTTTGGGCTTGAGACACTTCAATCTTTTGAAGAAACTTGGTTGTGGAGACATTGGTACTGTATATCTTTCAGAACTAATTGGCCAAAATTGTTTGTTTGCTATAAAAGTAATGGACAATGAGTTTTTGGCACGAAGGAAGAAGATGCCTAGGGCTCAAACTGAAAGGGAAATATTGCGAATGTTGGATCATCCTTTTCTTCCAACACTTTATGCGCAGTTTACATCAGAAAATTTGTCCTGTCTGGTCATGGAGTATTGTCCTGGAGGAGATCTTCATGTTCTACGTCAGAAACAACTTGGTAGATGTTTTTCAGAGCCAGCAGCAAG GTTTTACGTAGCTGAAGTCCTTCTTGCTTTGGAGTACTTGCACATGCTTGGAGTTGTTTACCGTGATTTAAAACCAGAAAACATTCTTGTTCGAGAAGATGGTCACATTATGCTCACAGATTTTGACCTTTCACTCAGGTGTGACGTTAGCCCAACGCTTCTGAAATCATCTTCTGATAAAGATCCTGCCAAGGTTTCTGGCCCATATGCAAAGTCAAGTTGCATTGAGCCATTCTGCATTGAACCATCTTGTCAAGTTTCATGCTTCAGTCCTAGATTCTTACCACCTGCGGCAAAAGCAAGGAAGCTAAAAGCCGATCTTGCTGCTCATATCAAATCACTGCCACAGCTCGTGGCAGAGCCCACGGATGCAAGATCAAATTCATTTGTTGGTACTCATGAATACCTAGCGCCCGAGATCATCAAAGGAGAAGGACATGGAGCTGCAGTCGATTGGTGGACATTTGGTGTTTTTCTTTATGAGCTTTTATATGGTAGAACACCCTTCAAAGGTTCTAATAACGAAGAAACATTAGCCAATGTCGTGTTGCAAAATCTCAGATTCCCAGATACCCCATTTGTTAGTTTCCAAGCGAGGGATCTTATCAAAGGGTTGTTAGTTAAAGAGCCAGAAAACCGTTTGGGTACAGAGAAAGGCGCTGCAGAGATTAAACAACATCCCTTCTTCGAGGGCCTTAACTGGGCCTTAATACGATGTGCTATCCCACCGGAACTTCCAGATCTTTGTGAATTTGAGTTGGGAGTTTCAGACATGATGGCAGAGTCACAAAGCAAGGGTGGTAAATATTTAGAATGTGCAACAACAGGAGAACAAGTGGAATTTGAGTTGTTTTAG